A genome region from Wielerella bovis includes the following:
- the recD gene encoding exodeoxyribonuclease V subunit alpha has product MNTELTINFAAQAAQSLFAQIEPNIAAQVAPFIERLFTAFANGDTFIYITQEDADKLIHCTPIVGTDSSSPIVLQNRRLFLARNWQLERELAQQIQRLSANIIPRQPENIADKLRTWFTDAGSRDQQAAAALALIKNFVLISGGPGTGKTTTVAKLLALLCDETLPRIALIAPTGKAAARLSEALRRAIAQIPMLPENVAAHLNALNGQTVHRLLGLTPPQMQPEFHATHRLPLDIVLVDEASMLDNHLFLQLLLALPETCRVILLGDANQLPSVGAGAILAALSHQQEMQPETLAQLFALLPEREDWGTVSEQYARLTLSHRFDAESGIGCLANKVLSGCLDAWETFAQFPEELKIKQNHIATLAHKLYAQHNDYWRAIETHNVQAAFAAQNRLIILTALRQDAQKVNETYRQLLQHHARVRPEASWYAGQMLMITRNAPTQKLYNGDVGIVMQPENFDGLVACFADEQHGFRTVPLSRLPEHETAFAMTVHKSQGSEYDAVWFIAPQHSIASRALLYTAITRAKKQFSYWGDAASFQAACDNLETRRTALAMFL; this is encoded by the coding sequence ATGAATACAGAATTAACTATCAATTTTGCCGCGCAAGCCGCACAATCTTTGTTTGCTCAAATAGAACCCAACATCGCGGCACAAGTTGCTCCCTTTATAGAACGACTATTTACCGCGTTTGCCAATGGGGACACATTTATCTATATCACACAAGAAGATGCAGATAAGCTTATCCATTGCACGCCAATAGTGGGAACGGATAGCAGCAGTCCGATTGTCTTACAAAATCGCCGTTTATTTTTGGCACGAAATTGGCAATTAGAACGCGAATTGGCACAACAAATCCAGCGGTTATCTGCCAATATAATACCTAGGCAGCCTGAAAATATAGCCGATAAATTGCGTACATGGTTTACCGATGCAGGTAGCCGCGACCAGCAAGCCGCGGCCGCTCTTGCGCTGATTAAAAATTTTGTACTGATTAGCGGTGGACCTGGAACGGGCAAAACCACCACAGTTGCGAAATTATTGGCTTTATTGTGCGATGAAACCTTACCACGCATTGCCTTGATTGCACCAACGGGCAAAGCTGCCGCGAGATTGTCGGAGGCTTTGCGCCGCGCCATTGCCCAAATACCCATGCTGCCTGAAAACGTAGCGGCACATTTGAACGCACTCAATGGACAGACCGTGCATCGTTTATTGGGTTTAACACCGCCACAAATGCAGCCTGAATTTCACGCCACTCATCGTTTACCTTTGGATATTGTTTTGGTGGACGAAGCATCTATGTTAGATAACCATTTGTTTCTGCAATTATTGTTGGCATTACCCGAGACTTGTCGCGTGATTTTGCTCGGCGATGCTAATCAGTTGCCATCGGTGGGTGCAGGGGCGATTTTGGCAGCTTTATCGCATCAACAAGAAATGCAGCCTGAAACTTTGGCGCAATTATTCGCGCTGCTGCCTGAACGCGAAGATTGGGGTACTGTATCGGAACAATACGCACGTCTAACTTTAAGCCATCGTTTTGATGCAGAAAGTGGGATTGGATGTTTGGCAAACAAAGTGCTTTCAGGCTGCCTTGATGCTTGGGAAACATTTGCACAATTTCCCGAAGAATTGAAAATAAAACAAAATCATATTGCCACATTAGCACATAAGCTATACGCACAACACAATGATTATTGGCGAGCTATTGAAACGCATAATGTTCAGGCTGCCTTTGCCGCACAAAATCGTTTAATCATACTGACCGCATTGCGACAAGATGCGCAGAAAGTAAATGAAACCTATCGTCAATTATTGCAACATCATGCGCGTGTACGTCCAGAAGCAAGCTGGTATGCAGGGCAAATGCTGATGATTACGCGCAATGCACCCACGCAAAAATTGTATAACGGCGATGTTGGTATTGTGATGCAGCCTGAAAATTTTGATGGATTAGTTGCCTGTTTTGCCGATGAACAACACGGTTTTCGTACCGTGCCATTGAGCCGCTTACCTGAACACGAAACGGCATTTGCAATGACGGTACACAAAAGTCAAGGTTCCGAATACGATGCGGTTTGGTTTATTGCACCACAGCACAGCATTGCCAGCCGTGCACTGCTGTACACCGCAATTACACGCGCAAAAAAACAATTTAGCTATTGGGGGGATGCAGCAAGTTTTCAGGCTGCCTGTGATAACTTGGAAACACGGCGTACCGCGTTGGCTATGTTTTTATAG
- the mscL gene encoding large conductance mechanosensitive channel protein MscL — protein sequence MSIKQEFKEFIMRGNVIDLAVGMVVGTAFSGIVKSLVDDVIMPPIGLILGGVDFSNLFLTLKDGADKPEAGYATLEAAKAAGAVTMNVGLFINTIISFLIVASAIFCVIKAINSMKKEPAPVEEVPAEPSEEILLLREIRDSLSKK from the coding sequence ATGTCAATTAAACAAGAATTTAAAGAATTTATCATGCGCGGAAACGTGATTGATTTGGCTGTCGGCATGGTTGTAGGCACTGCATTTTCAGGGATTGTTAAATCTTTGGTAGATGATGTGATTATGCCGCCTATTGGCTTGATTTTGGGTGGCGTAGATTTTTCTAATTTATTTTTAACATTAAAAGATGGCGCTGATAAACCTGAAGCAGGTTATGCTACTTTGGAAGCTGCAAAAGCAGCAGGTGCAGTAACCATGAATGTGGGTTTGTTCATTAATACCATCATTAGCTTTTTAATTGTAGCATCTGCTATTTTCTGCGTAATTAAAGCCATTAATAGCATGAAAAAAGAACCTGCTCCAGTTGAAGAAGTACCTGCTGAGCCAAGTGAAGAAATTTTATTATTGCGCGAAATCCGTGATTCTTTGAGCAAAAAATAA
- a CDS encoding substrate-binding periplasmic protein has product MIRTKTLLTTFSMLAFLVACSDNKTASSNTESSTPSVAEAEVKVYRVSSEANYEPFIIRSAEGRQDGFEFELLSAIGEKQGLKFEFNPRPWEVLFSDITEGKADIISSGITITPERQAEIDFTNPHFETSTALLVGKNHPEIKSFADMQGKKIAVQTGTLQDTIAKKFGGEATSETGTWLSVKATMAGQTAATLGDWGAMSYYASKYPQENLRVIKNEQATVEQLGFGVRKGNEDLLNKLNQGLEQVKADGTYDKLRSKWFGELKS; this is encoded by the coding sequence ATGATTCGTACAAAAACCTTATTGACAACATTTTCTATGCTTGCTTTTTTGGTAGCATGCAGTGATAACAAAACAGCCTCATCAAACACAGAAAGTTCAACACCATCTGTAGCAGAAGCAGAGGTAAAAGTTTATCGTGTTTCATCAGAAGCAAATTATGAACCTTTTATTATTCGTTCTGCAGAAGGCAGACAAGACGGCTTTGAATTTGAATTATTGAGTGCCATTGGCGAAAAACAAGGCTTAAAATTTGAATTTAATCCACGCCCTTGGGAAGTACTATTCAGTGATATTACAGAAGGGAAAGCCGATATTATCAGTTCAGGTATTACAATTACACCTGAACGACAAGCAGAAATTGACTTCACCAACCCACACTTTGAAACCAGTACAGCGTTGCTCGTTGGCAAAAATCATCCAGAAATTAAGAGTTTTGCGGATATGCAAGGTAAAAAAATAGCAGTACAAACAGGAACATTGCAAGATACAATTGCCAAAAAATTTGGTGGAGAAGCAACAAGTGAAACTGGTACATGGTTAAGTGTAAAAGCAACTATGGCAGGACAAACTGCTGCTACTTTGGGCGATTGGGGTGCTATGTCTTATTATGCCAGCAAATACCCACAAGAAAATCTACGTGTGATAAAAAATGAACAGGCGACAGTAGAACAGTTGGGATTTGGTGTACGAAAAGGCAATGAAGATTTATTGAATAAATTGAATCAAGGCTTGGAACAAGTTAAAGCTGATGGTACATATGACAAACTACGTAGTAAATGGTTTGGAGAGTTAAAATCATAA
- a CDS encoding tRNA dihydrouridine synthase yields the protein MQKQESLNKNKELIDNNREGRLILAPMQGLCDDVMRDLLTRIGGFDECVSEFVRITHTVHSRSTWLRHIPEISSNNQTFAGIPCTTQLLGSDAEMIAKNALEVVRFGANKIDLNFGCPAPTVNKHQGGAILLKEPERVFHIVKTLRDRLPENIPLTAKMRLGFENKDLALENAQAIERGGACLLTVHARTKVEGYEPPAHWIWVRKIAERAAIPVVANGDVFTLDDYIAIRRESGCADVMLGRGAVMRPDLARQIKQYLRGETVQAALFDDEIRQWIMMFIDLCLQKEPHGKYAVARLKQWLGMMKRVYTEAEQLFDAIRSMREIDEIRRMIGDFSFTQS from the coding sequence ATGCAAAAACAAGAAAGTTTAAATAAAAACAAGGAACTTATTGATAATAATAGGGAAGGCAGATTAATACTCGCGCCGATGCAAGGGCTTTGTGATGATGTGATGCGCGACCTGCTCACACGCATTGGTGGCTTTGACGAATGCGTAAGTGAATTTGTACGCATCACGCATACCGTGCATTCCCGCAGTACATGGCTGCGACACATTCCAGAAATATCTAGTAATAATCAAACATTTGCAGGAATACCTTGTACCACACAACTATTAGGCAGTGATGCTGAGATGATAGCAAAAAACGCATTGGAAGTCGTACGTTTTGGCGCAAATAAAATAGACCTCAATTTTGGCTGCCCAGCGCCAACCGTGAATAAACATCAAGGTGGTGCGATTTTGTTGAAAGAACCCGAGCGAGTTTTTCATATTGTGAAAACATTGCGCGATAGGCTGCCTGAAAATATTCCACTCACGGCAAAAATGCGTTTGGGTTTTGAAAATAAAGATTTAGCATTGGAAAATGCACAAGCAATAGAGCGGGGTGGGGCGTGTTTACTAACCGTTCATGCGCGTACCAAAGTGGAAGGATATGAGCCACCTGCGCATTGGATTTGGGTGCGCAAAATTGCGGAACGCGCAGCTATCCCTGTGGTGGCAAATGGCGATGTATTTACATTAGATGACTATATTGCTATTCGGCGCGAAAGTGGCTGTGCCGATGTAATGTTAGGACGAGGTGCAGTTATGCGCCCTGATTTAGCGCGACAAATTAAACAATATCTGCGCGGTGAGACGGTTCAGGCTGCCTTATTTGACGATGAAATTCGGCAATGGATAATGATGTTTATTGATTTGTGTCTGCAAAAAGAACCGCATGGAAAATATGCAGTAGCACGATTAAAACAATGGCTAGGTATGATGAAAAGAGTGTACACCGAAGCAGAACAATTATTTGATGCTATTCGTTCGATGCGTGAAATAGATGAAATTCGGCGAATGATAGGCGATTTTTCGTTTACACAATCATAA
- a CDS encoding aminodeoxychorismate/anthranilate synthase component II: MLLFIDNYDSFTYNIVQYFGELGQNVVVRCNDDITLDEIATLQPQYLVIGPGPCSPKEAGISVAAMQYFAGKLPILGVCLGHQTIGEAFGGKVVRAKTLMHGKTSPVHHHGTGVFRGLPNPVICTRYHSLVIERESLPEHLQITAWTDDGEIMGVRHRDYAIEGVQFHPEGLLTEHGHDMLKNFLDEFAHFSPVK, encoded by the coding sequence ATGTTACTTTTTATAGACAATTACGATAGCTTTACTTACAACATTGTGCAATATTTCGGCGAATTGGGACAAAATGTGGTGGTGCGTTGTAATGATGATATTACATTGGACGAGATTGCCACATTGCAACCGCAATATTTAGTCATTGGTCCTGGTCCTTGTTCGCCCAAAGAAGCAGGTATTTCAGTGGCAGCCATGCAATATTTTGCAGGAAAATTGCCAATTCTGGGGGTATGTTTAGGACATCAAACGATTGGCGAAGCATTCGGTGGCAAAGTTGTGCGTGCCAAAACGTTGATGCACGGTAAAACATCGCCTGTGCATCATCACGGTACAGGCGTGTTTCGTGGCTTACCCAATCCTGTGATTTGCACGCGCTATCACAGTTTGGTTATTGAGCGCGAAAGTTTGCCTGAACATTTACAGATTACCGCGTGGACAGACGATGGCGAAATCATGGGCGTGCGACATCGTGATTATGCGATTGAAGGCGTACAGTTTCACCCAGAAGGTTTGCTGACGGAACATGGACATGATATGTTGAAAAATTTTCTGGATGAATTTGCCCATTTTAGTCCTGTAAAATAA
- the panC gene encoding pantoate--beta-alanine ligase, which yields MKIIHTIQELREWRKTVSNVAFVPTMGNLHEGHLALVKRAKQEAQYVVVSIFVNRLQFGQGEDFDKYPRTLEQDAVKLRDAEVAVIFAPDERELYPNVAQNYQVEPPHLQNELCGAFRPNHFRGVATVVTKLFNIVQPDVACFGKKDYQQLTIIQGMVADLNSPIRIIPVDTGRAADGLALSSRNQYLSEAERTEAPRLYRVLRDMVAKVASGNHDYVAHERAARQELETHGWVVDYVEIREQGSLKVARLGDKQLVALAAARLGGTRLIDNIEFDAA from the coding sequence ATGAAAATTATCCATACTATCCAAGAATTGCGTGAGTGGCGCAAAACGGTATCCAACGTGGCATTTGTACCCACAATGGGCAATTTGCACGAAGGACATTTGGCATTGGTTAAACGTGCCAAGCAGGAAGCCCAATATGTTGTGGTCAGTATTTTTGTCAATCGCCTGCAATTTGGTCAAGGGGAAGATTTTGACAAATATCCACGTACTTTGGAACAAGACGCCGTGAAATTGCGCGATGCCGAAGTAGCGGTGATTTTTGCGCCCGATGAGCGTGAGTTGTATCCAAACGTGGCACAAAATTATCAAGTTGAGCCACCACATTTACAAAATGAATTGTGTGGCGCGTTTCGTCCCAATCATTTTCGCGGCGTGGCAACTGTTGTAACCAAATTGTTCAATATTGTGCAGCCCGATGTGGCGTGTTTTGGCAAAAAAGATTATCAGCAACTGACGATTATTCAGGGCATGGTTGCCGATTTAAATTCGCCAATTCGCATTATTCCTGTGGACACGGGGCGTGCGGCAGATGGTTTGGCATTGTCCAGCCGTAATCAGTATTTGAGTGAAGCTGAACGTACCGAAGCACCGCGTTTGTATCGCGTATTGCGTGATATGGTGGCAAAAGTGGCATCTGGCAACCATGATTATGTGGCACATGAGCGTGCTGCACGTCAAGAATTAGAAACGCACGGCTGGGTAGTGGATTATGTGGAAATCCGTGAACAAGGCAGCCTGAAAGTGGCGCGTTTAGGCGATAAACAACTGGTGGCATTAGCAGCGGCACGTTTGGGTGGTACGCGTTTAATTGATAATATTGAATTTGATGCAGCATAA
- a CDS encoding peptidylprolyl isomerase, with protein sequence MFHALEKHRTPAQIMLGLIGLSFMSFGLISFQSRPNDAYIVQIGEQVITRMQLEQAIRNTEASGGQADRQAVFQTLMQQAYLLEGAKKLGITASDEQIKQFIVDMPDFHTNGQFDANKFQQFLEHNYANEQAFMDEWRVRLTTMAMQRLLVSNVSSDSQATQILNATLSPRTVRSAAIDPQAFVAQVKISDEELKKFYEANQKNYALQQGIKYEYMVLSPKDLAAKQIVSNEEIQQAFNEMQGSLKAKRTIAHILINAPKSADADTRAKAKAEAEKILSEVKAKPEQFAELAKKYSQDVGSANNGGMLGEFAQDGRLGSQSLEDAAFALKEGEISDVVESDAGYHIARVTDINTPDFEGQKEEIRQRLQERKAQAEYAKLVEQASELAFETPDKLQPAAEKSGVELQKQDEWLTRANANSLNVPQQVVDALFGNEVFTKKHNSEAISVNGVTWFVRATETRNESIEPFEQVKARVQEDFVRSESIRLARAHAETMLKDLQAGKAVSLTWSAPEEVLPLEFRQHAPQVAYEALMKAMPRDGKPAYTLVDMPNMPVLTEVSAIKTVADDKQQLAMARESLSALKGDALAQAYIAILQKEIPTKQGAEKVSDNE encoded by the coding sequence ATGTTTCACGCTCTTGAAAAACATCGCACTCCTGCCCAAATTATGTTGGGTTTAATTGGTCTTTCTTTTATGTCATTTGGTCTGATTAGTTTTCAATCACGTCCAAATGATGCCTACATCGTCCAAATTGGCGAGCAAGTTATTACTCGTATGCAATTGGAACAAGCCATTCGCAACACCGAAGCATCGGGTGGGCAAGCTGACCGTCAAGCGGTTTTCCAAACATTGATGCAACAGGCTTATTTGTTGGAAGGTGCAAAAAAATTGGGAATTACTGCCTCTGATGAACAAATCAAACAATTCATCGTGGATATGCCCGATTTTCATACCAATGGACAATTTGATGCAAATAAATTCCAACAATTTTTGGAACACAATTATGCAAATGAACAAGCATTTATGGACGAATGGCGTGTTCGTTTAACAACGATGGCGATGCAACGATTACTGGTAAGCAATGTGTCGTCAGATTCACAAGCTACACAAATTTTGAATGCTACTTTGTCTCCGCGCACCGTTCGTTCTGCTGCGATTGACCCGCAAGCTTTTGTGGCACAAGTGAAAATTTCTGATGAAGAATTAAAAAAATTCTACGAAGCTAATCAGAAGAATTATGCTTTACAACAAGGCATTAAGTATGAATATATGGTTTTATCGCCAAAAGATTTGGCAGCAAAACAAATAGTGAGTAATGAAGAAATTCAACAAGCATTCAATGAAATGCAAGGCAGCCTGAAAGCCAAACGCACGATTGCACATATTTTAATTAATGCACCTAAATCAGCAGATGCAGATACGCGTGCTAAAGCAAAAGCCGAAGCGGAAAAAATTCTTTCCGAAGTAAAAGCAAAACCTGAACAATTTGCAGAGCTGGCAAAAAAATATTCGCAAGATGTTGGCTCCGCTAATAATGGTGGTATGCTGGGAGAATTTGCGCAAGATGGTCGTTTGGGCAGTCAATCTTTGGAAGATGCTGCTTTTGCGTTGAAAGAGGGTGAAATAAGTGATGTAGTAGAAAGTGATGCTGGTTACCACATTGCGCGTGTTACAGACATTAATACACCTGATTTTGAAGGACAAAAAGAAGAAATTCGTCAACGTTTGCAAGAACGAAAAGCACAAGCTGAATATGCCAAACTGGTGGAACAAGCAAGTGAATTGGCATTTGAAACACCTGATAAATTGCAACCTGCTGCTGAAAAATCAGGCGTTGAATTGCAAAAACAAGATGAATGGCTAACACGTGCCAATGCAAACAGCCTAAATGTGCCACAGCAAGTGGTTGATGCTCTGTTTGGTAATGAAGTTTTTACCAAAAAACACAATTCAGAAGCCATTAGTGTCAATGGGGTAACATGGTTTGTACGTGCAACCGAAACGCGCAACGAAAGCATTGAGCCATTTGAGCAAGTTAAAGCACGTGTGCAAGAAGATTTTGTTCGTTCTGAAAGTATCCGTTTGGCACGCGCTCATGCGGAAACCATGTTGAAAGATTTGCAAGCAGGCAAAGCGGTTTCTTTGACATGGTCTGCGCCAGAAGAAGTGTTACCATTGGAATTTCGCCAACATGCGCCACAAGTTGCGTATGAAGCTTTGATGAAAGCGATGCCGCGTGATGGTAAACCTGCATATACGCTGGTGGATATGCCTAATATGCCTGTTTTAACTGAAGTTAGCGCAATTAAAACAGTAGCAGATGATAAGCAGCAATTAGCCATGGCGCGTGAAAGTTTATCTGCTTTGAAAGGCGATGCTTTGGCACAGGCTTATATCGCCATATTGCAAAAAGAAATTCCAACCAAACAAGGTGCGGAAAAAGTTTCGGATAACGAGTAA
- the leuC gene encoding 3-isopropylmalate dehydratase large subunit gives MAQAQTLYDKLWNSHVVREEEDGTVLLYIDRHLVHEVTSPQAFEGLKMAGRKLWRIDSVVSTADHNVPTGEIADGIKDPISKLQVDTLDNNIKEFGALAYFPFMDESQGIVHVMGPEQGATLPGMTVVCGDSHTSTHGAFGALAHGIGTSEVEHTMATQCITAKKSKSMLIDVSGSLKDGVTAKDVALYIIGQIGTAGGTGYAVEFGGSAIRSLSMEGRMTLCNMAIEAGARSGMVAVDETTINYVKDRPFAPKGEHWDKAVAYWRTLVSDEGAEFDKVFRFKGEDIEPQVTWGTSPEMVADVNGKVPNPADETDAVKRAGMERALEYMGLQAGTPLKDIAVDIVFIGSCTNSRIEDLRQAAAVAKGRKKADNVQRVLVVPGSGVVKAQAEREGLDKIFLDAGFEWREPGCSMCLAMNADRLQPQQRCASTSNRNFEGRQGNGGRTHLVSPAMAAAAAVTGHFTDIRTM, from the coding sequence ATGGCACAAGCACAAACCCTTTACGATAAACTCTGGAACAGCCACGTTGTCCGCGAAGAAGAAGACGGCACGGTTTTATTGTACATTGACCGCCATTTGGTACACGAAGTAACCAGCCCACAGGCTTTTGAAGGCTTGAAAATGGCAGGACGCAAACTGTGGCGCATTGACAGCGTGGTGTCCACCGCCGACCACAATGTCCCCACAGGCGAAATCGCAGACGGCATCAAAGACCCGATTTCCAAATTGCAAGTGGACACTTTGGACAACAACATCAAAGAGTTCGGCGCATTGGCGTATTTCCCGTTTATGGACGAAAGTCAGGGCATTGTGCATGTGATGGGGCCTGAACAGGGCGCGACTTTACCGGGAATGACGGTGGTGTGTGGCGACTCGCACACGTCCACGCATGGCGCGTTTGGCGCTTTGGCGCACGGCATTGGCACGTCCGAAGTGGAACACACGATGGCAACCCAATGTATTACCGCGAAAAAATCCAAATCCATGTTGATTGACGTTTCAGGCAGCCTGAAAGACGGCGTTACCGCCAAAGACGTTGCCCTGTACATCATCGGACAAATCGGCACGGCTGGCGGCACGGGTTATGCGGTGGAATTTGGCGGCTCGGCAATCCGCAGTTTGAGCATGGAAGGGCGCATGACTTTGTGCAATATGGCGATTGAAGCGGGCGCGCGTTCAGGCATGGTTGCGGTGGACGAAACCACCATCAATTATGTGAAAGACCGCCCATTCGCACCCAAAGGCGAACATTGGGACAAAGCCGTAGCATACTGGCGCACTTTGGTGTCGGACGAAGGCGCGGAATTTGACAAAGTGTTCCGTTTCAAAGGCGAAGACATTGAACCGCAAGTAACTTGGGGCACATCGCCCGAAATGGTGGCGGACGTGAACGGCAAAGTGCCCAACCCAGCCGATGAAACAGACGCAGTCAAACGCGCTGGCATGGAAAGGGCGTTGGAATACATGGGTTTGCAAGCGGGTACGCCTTTGAAAGACATTGCGGTGGACATCGTGTTTATTGGCTCTTGCACCAATTCGCGCATTGAAGATTTGCGCCAAGCGGCGGCTGTGGCGAAAGGGCGCAAAAAAGCCGACAATGTTCAGCGCGTGTTGGTCGTACCTGGCTCGGGCGTGGTCAAAGCGCAAGCGGAACGCGAAGGCTTGGACAAAATTTTCTTGGACGCAGGTTTTGAGTGGCGCGAACCGGGTTGTTCCATGTGTTTGGCGATGAATGCCGACCGTTTGCAACCGCAACAGCGTTGCGCGTCCACGTCCAACCGCAATTTTGAAGGTCGTCAAGGCAATGGCGGTCGCACGCATTTGGTTAGCCCAGCAATGGCGGCGGCGGCGGCGGTTACGGGGCATTTTACCGATATTCGTACGATGTAA
- a CDS encoding peptidyl-dipeptidase: MKNTLLLAAVVVTLAACADTRSHITSDSGEWNRIEYGVGKDTQELTEQQQAVAKQGEHVRSYQGGTPNFQTPQVQVHHESQLNPL, from the coding sequence ATGAAAAACACATTATTACTGGCAGCTGTTGTTGTAACCTTAGCAGCTTGCGCAGATACACGCAGCCACATCACCAGCGATTCAGGTGAATGGAATCGCATTGAATACGGCGTAGGCAAAGATACGCAAGAATTAACCGAACAACAACAAGCCGTTGCCAAACAAGGCGAGCACGTTCGTTCATACCAAGGTGGCACGCCAAACTTCCAAACTCCACAAGTTCAAGTTCACCACGAATCACAACTGAACCCACTGTAA
- the leuD gene encoding 3-isopropylmalate dehydratase small subunit — MKAFTQLTAIVAPLDRSNVDTDAIIPKQFLKSIKRSGFGVNAFDEWRYLDHGEPGMDNSKRPLNPDFSLNQPRYQGAQILLTRKNFGCGSSREHAPWALDDYGFRAVIAPSFADIFFNNCYKNGLLPIVLSEEQVEQLFQETFANEGYQLTIDLEKQSLTTPSGTVFHFDITEHRKHCLLNGLDEIGLTLQHADEIKTFEEKHKAEQPWLFN; from the coding sequence ATGAAAGCATTCACACAACTTACCGCTATTGTCGCGCCACTTGACCGCAGCAATGTGGACACGGACGCGATTATCCCCAAACAATTTCTCAAATCCATCAAACGCAGCGGCTTTGGTGTCAACGCCTTTGACGAATGGCGTTACCTAGACCACGGCGAACCGGGGATGGACAACAGCAAACGCCCACTCAATCCTGATTTTTCGTTGAACCAACCGCGTTATCAAGGCGCGCAAATTCTGCTGACGCGCAAAAATTTCGGTTGCGGTTCATCGCGCGAACACGCGCCTTGGGCTTTGGACGATTACGGTTTCCGCGCCGTGATTGCGCCAAGTTTTGCCGATATTTTCTTCAACAACTGCTACAAAAATGGCTTGCTGCCGATTGTGTTGAGCGAAGAGCAAGTGGAACAATTATTCCAAGAAACTTTTGCCAACGAAGGCTATCAATTAACTATTGATTTGGAAAAACAAAGTTTGACCACGCCCAGCGGCACGGTTTTCCATTTTGATATTACCGAACACAGAAAACATTGTTTGCTCAATGGTTTAGATGAAATTGGTTTGACTTTGCAGCACGCCGATGAAATTAAAACCTTTGAAGAAAAACACAAAGCCGAACAGCCATGGTTGTTCAATTAA
- a CDS encoding aldose 1-epimerase, with the protein MFALTQHSDRIILSDDAQQYQAEIFPFGALLNRFAIKKPDQNWHNIIAAFQSPEDARTNITQLFRSAKLSPFVCRLANAQYEFSGCHYQTHKHKIGDSAIHGLIYDAEFTVQQTHADAQHASLTLSHTYQHDIYGYPFDYQINITYTLREHGALHLHTEIHNIGDQPLPIADGWHPYFAVDGNMANWQLHIRSCEQLEFSPALLPTGKRIADATFSQATPIAQTELDNCFVLTEDFSAPAVVLQGEHIQLRIMPDAAYPYVQVYTPPQRDCIALENLSSAPDAFNNHIGLIELAAGEKCSFNTLYQLEYL; encoded by the coding sequence ATGTTCGCACTTACTCAACACTCCGACCGCATTATTTTGTCTGATGACGCACAACAATACCAAGCCGAGATTTTTCCTTTTGGTGCCTTGCTCAACCGTTTTGCCATCAAAAAACCCGACCAAAATTGGCACAATATCATCGCCGCATTTCAATCGCCCGAAGATGCGCGCACCAATATCACGCAACTGTTTCGCAGCGCCAAACTCAGCCCCTTTGTCTGCCGCCTTGCCAACGCGCAATATGAATTTTCAGGCTGCCATTATCAAACGCATAAACACAAAATTGGCGATTCTGCCATTCACGGTTTGATTTATGATGCTGAATTTACCGTGCAACAGACTCATGCCGATGCGCAACACGCCAGTTTGACATTAAGCCATACTTATCAGCACGATATTTATGGTTATCCTTTTGATTATCAAATCAATATTACCTATACTTTGCGCGAACACGGCGCATTGCATCTGCACACAGAAATACACAATATTGGCGACCAACCCCTGCCGATTGCCGATGGTTGGCACCCGTATTTTGCGGTGGACGGCAATATGGCAAATTGGCAACTACACATTCGCAGCTGCGAACAATTGGAATTTAGCCCTGCCCTATTACCCACAGGCAAACGCATTGCCGATGCGACATTCAGCCAAGCCACGCCGATTGCACAAACTGAATTGGACAACTGCTTTGTGCTGACCGAAGATTTCAGCGCGCCTGCGGTTGTGTTGCAAGGCGAACACATTCAGTTACGCATCATGCCCGATGCTGCCTATCCCTATGTGCAAGTCTACACGCCGCCACAACGCGATTGCATTGCGCTGGAAAATTTGAGCAGCGCGCCCGATGCGTTTAATAATCACATTGGCCTGATTGAATTAGCGGCAGGCGAAAAATGTTCATTTAACACATTGTATCAATTAGAATATCTGTAA